One Microbacterium marinum genomic window carries:
- a CDS encoding glycosyltransferase family 2 protein, whose product MNLVTASAPAVSVVIPVKDDAAVLERCLRALAAQSSPPDEVIVVDNASSDDTAAVAAAAGARVVRCETPGIPAAAAAGYDAARHPLILRLDADSIPGSTWVAAMRTRAAARPDAAALVGAARFADGPTALRTPLAIVYLGSYALVGSLTLGHLPLFGSNLGIRARAWRAARHRVHRESTRIHDDLDLAFHIGERHPIAFARDAAVGISMRPFGDGRGFVRRLRRGLSTVVIHWPADFPPVRWTKVAINRARLRHARRSRT is encoded by the coding sequence ATGAACCTGGTCACGGCCTCCGCCCCCGCGGTATCGGTCGTGATCCCGGTCAAGGATGACGCCGCTGTGCTCGAACGGTGCCTCCGTGCCCTCGCGGCGCAGTCATCGCCGCCGGACGAGGTGATCGTCGTGGACAACGCTTCCTCCGACGACACGGCCGCAGTCGCCGCCGCAGCGGGTGCACGCGTCGTCCGATGCGAGACGCCCGGCATCCCCGCAGCCGCCGCGGCCGGATACGACGCCGCCCGCCATCCCCTCATCCTCCGCCTCGACGCCGACTCGATCCCCGGCTCCACCTGGGTGGCGGCGATGCGCACCCGTGCAGCGGCGCGGCCCGACGCGGCAGCCCTCGTCGGGGCGGCGCGTTTCGCCGACGGCCCCACCGCGCTCCGGACACCGTTGGCCATCGTCTACCTGGGGTCATACGCGCTGGTGGGCTCGCTCACGCTCGGACACCTGCCTCTGTTCGGTTCGAACCTGGGCATCCGTGCGCGCGCGTGGCGGGCGGCTCGCCACCGGGTGCACCGAGAGTCGACGCGCATCCACGACGATCTCGACCTCGCGTTCCACATCGGGGAGCGGCATCCGATCGCCTTCGCACGGGATGCCGCGGTCGGGATCTCCATGCGACCCTTCGGCGATGGACGCGGTTTCGTCCGCCGGCTGCGCCGCGGACTGTCGACCGTCGTCATCCACTGGCCCGCCGATTTTCCCCCCGTCCGGTGGACGAAGGTGGCGATCAACCGGGCGCGCCTGCGGCACGCGAGACGGAGCCGGACATGA
- a CDS encoding dihydrolipoyl dehydrogenase family protein — protein MSTREYDLVVIGAGPVGENVADRAVRGGLSVAIVESELVGGECSYWACMPSKALLRAPAALRAARDVAGAAEAVTGGVDVAAVLARRDRIVHEWQDTSQVDWLQGVGIDLIRGFGRVTAEREVSVEAADGTATVLRARHAVAVCTGSAALIPDIDGLVDAAPWTSREATAVRDVPASLVILGGGVVGVEMATAFVALGSTVTVIARSGLLGGMEEIAGEAVAASLHAAGATVRTGAQATRVERAGDGVTVTLADGAVVQAEEILVATGRVPRTSGIGLDVVGLEDGGWIDVDDTLRVRGSEWLYAAGDVTHRALLTHQGKYQARIAGDVIARRARGEDLDTQAWGRHAATADHSAVPQVVFTDPEVAAVGATAASARADGLDVTVIDYDLSWIAGASTHSDRFEGTARAVVDDARGVLVGATFVGPDTAELLHAATIAIVGEVPLHRLWHAVPAYPTISEVWLRWLEEYGL, from the coding sequence ATGAGCACTCGAGAGTACGACCTGGTCGTCATCGGAGCGGGACCGGTCGGAGAGAACGTCGCCGACCGTGCGGTCCGCGGCGGGTTGAGCGTCGCGATCGTGGAGAGCGAGCTCGTCGGAGGCGAGTGCTCGTACTGGGCGTGCATGCCGTCGAAGGCCCTGCTTCGCGCACCCGCGGCGCTCCGCGCCGCCCGCGATGTGGCGGGCGCCGCCGAGGCCGTCACGGGCGGCGTCGACGTGGCTGCCGTGTTGGCGCGCCGCGATCGGATCGTCCACGAGTGGCAGGACACGTCGCAGGTCGACTGGCTGCAGGGCGTGGGGATCGACCTCATCCGTGGGTTCGGTCGAGTGACAGCGGAGCGCGAGGTGAGCGTCGAGGCGGCGGACGGCACGGCGACCGTTCTCCGCGCCCGGCACGCGGTGGCCGTCTGCACGGGCTCGGCGGCTCTCATTCCCGACATCGACGGCCTGGTGGATGCCGCCCCGTGGACGAGCCGCGAGGCGACGGCGGTGCGCGACGTGCCCGCGTCGCTCGTGATCCTCGGCGGCGGCGTTGTGGGGGTCGAGATGGCGACGGCGTTCGTCGCGCTCGGCTCGACGGTGACGGTCATCGCCCGTTCCGGTCTGCTCGGCGGGATGGAGGAGATCGCAGGCGAGGCGGTCGCTGCCTCGTTGCACGCAGCGGGCGCGACGGTGAGAACCGGCGCGCAGGCGACGCGCGTGGAACGTGCCGGGGACGGCGTGACCGTCACTCTTGCGGACGGCGCGGTCGTGCAGGCCGAGGAGATCCTCGTCGCCACCGGGCGGGTGCCGCGAACCAGCGGTATCGGGCTGGACGTCGTGGGGCTCGAGGACGGTGGCTGGATCGACGTGGACGACACCCTCCGGGTCCGCGGGTCCGAGTGGCTGTACGCGGCCGGCGACGTCACGCACCGGGCGCTTCTCACCCACCAGGGCAAGTATCAGGCGCGGATCGCCGGCGACGTTATCGCCCGCCGGGCGCGCGGTGAGGATCTCGACACCCAGGCCTGGGGCCGGCACGCGGCGACGGCCGACCACTCCGCCGTCCCGCAGGTGGTCTTCACCGACCCTGAGGTCGCAGCTGTCGGTGCGACCGCGGCGTCGGCTCGCGCGGACGGTCTCGATGTCACCGTGATCGACTACGACCTCTCCTGGATCGCTGGAGCGAGTACCCACTCGGATCGCTTCGAGGGCACTGCCCGTGCCGTGGTCGACGACGCGAGGGGCGTCCTCGTCGGCGCGACGTTCGTCGGACCGGACACGGCCGAACTGCTCCACGCCGCCACGATCGCCATCGTGGGCGAGGTTCCGCTCCACCGGCTGTGGCACGCGGTCCCTGCGTATCCGACGATCAGCGAGGTGTGGCTCCGCTGGTTGGAGGAGTACGGCCTCTGA
- a CDS encoding IclR family transcriptional regulator, protein MDSTPSVPGAQAIARAAALLRLVSAGGTEGRGIQELAAEAALTRSTTHRLLSALRAEGLVDQDERTSRWLPGPELYLMGSAAAPRYDIAHLAGDIVRSLAVKTEESAFLSVRRGDETVCLTREEGAFPIRSFVLSEGVRFPLGVASAGLAILAFLPDDEVEVYLDRHADLATRWGSAHDADALRRRVRETRDRGYAVNPGLIVEGSWGLGAAVFDQTGRPAFALSLTGVQFRFDRDRLPTLGRLLLAHAHQLTTRIQSSRRR, encoded by the coding sequence ATGGACAGCACGCCCTCCGTCCCCGGCGCCCAGGCGATCGCGCGCGCCGCCGCGCTTCTCCGGCTGGTGTCGGCCGGCGGGACGGAGGGTCGCGGCATCCAGGAGCTCGCCGCGGAAGCCGCGCTGACACGGTCGACGACGCATCGACTGCTGTCCGCCCTCCGCGCCGAAGGCCTCGTGGATCAGGACGAGCGCACGTCGCGGTGGCTCCCGGGACCGGAGCTGTACCTCATGGGCTCCGCCGCCGCGCCTCGGTACGACATCGCTCATCTCGCCGGCGACATCGTCCGGTCGCTGGCGGTGAAGACCGAGGAGAGTGCGTTCCTCTCGGTCCGGCGGGGCGACGAGACGGTCTGCCTCACCCGCGAGGAGGGCGCCTTCCCGATTCGATCCTTCGTCCTCAGCGAGGGAGTGCGATTCCCACTGGGGGTGGCCTCGGCGGGTCTCGCCATCCTCGCGTTCCTCCCGGACGACGAGGTCGAGGTCTACCTCGACCGGCACGCCGACCTCGCCACGCGGTGGGGCTCAGCCCACGATGCGGACGCGCTGCGCAGGCGCGTGCGCGAAACGCGCGACCGTGGCTACGCCGTGAACCCCGGGCTCATCGTCGAGGGATCGTGGGGCCTGGGTGCCGCGGTGTTCGACCAGACCGGCCGGCCGGCATTCGCCCTCAGTCTGACGGGCGTCCAGTTCCGCTTCGACCGCGACCGCCTGCCGACGCTCGGGCGCCTGCTCCTCGCCCACGCGCACCAGCTCACGACACGGATCCAGTCGAGCCGGCGGCGCTGA